One segment of Ascidiaceihabitans donghaensis DNA contains the following:
- a CDS encoding Maf family protein: MAFILGSGSPRRLELLGQIGVVPDAVRAPDIDETPLKAELPRPYCNRVTAQKVAAVEADFDDIVLCADTTVALGRRIMGKPDDAAQAAEYLWKLSGRRHRVITSVAVKRGDRVWQKDVVSSVRVKALSNVEVNAYLATGDWQGKAGGYAIQGPAGAFIPWISGSFSAIMGLPVTETAGLLMAAGYPLYKEAP, translated from the coding sequence ATGGCTTTTATCTTAGGTTCAGGAAGCCCCCGCCGCCTAGAGCTGCTGGGGCAAATTGGCGTTGTGCCTGATGCCGTTCGCGCACCTGACATCGACGAAACGCCGCTTAAGGCAGAATTACCGCGCCCCTATTGCAATCGCGTGACGGCGCAAAAGGTTGCGGCCGTCGAAGCAGACTTTGATGATATCGTTTTGTGCGCGGACACCACTGTCGCCTTGGGGCGTCGGATCATGGGCAAACCTGACGATGCCGCACAAGCTGCAGAATATTTGTGGAAATTATCGGGACGTCGTCACCGCGTCATTACATCCGTCGCAGTAAAGCGCGGCGACCGTGTTTGGCAAAAGGATGTTGTCAGCTCGGTGCGCGTGAAGGCGTTGTCCAACGTCGAGGTAAACGCATATCTGGCCACCGGCGACTGGCAAGGCAAAGCCGGCGGCTATGCCATCCAAGGTCCCGCAGGTGCATTCATTCCGTGGATCAGCGGATCTTTCTCCGCCATCATGGGGTTGCCGGTCACTGAAACCGCGGGCCTTCTTATGGCTGCGGGATACCCTCTTTATAAGGAAGCGCCATGA
- a CDS encoding ribonuclease E/G — protein sequence MKGRTIILDHLGDREAAALMVDGKLDDLLISGDTAAPGTIYRAIADKPVKGQGGMFLKTPDGPAFLRQVKGLAPGQSLLVQVSGYAEPGKAIPVTQKILFKSRYAIVTPGAPGLNISRSIRDDDLRDQLLEIAHDALDGRQVGLILRSCCVDAAPEDIAEDILAMVSLADAVMGDDGSGQATLSDGDGPHVLAWRDWVAPAEVVTEAGGFEAHGVLDALEDATGAFVSFGAGGMYIEPTRALIAVDVNTGNDASLAAGIKANMACARLLPTALRVRGLAGQITLDLAPMPKKDRRAFENALRSSFKACEIETALVGWTPLGHYELQRKRVRLPLSEVLS from the coding sequence ATGAAAGGCCGCACGATTATTCTGGACCACTTAGGTGACCGCGAAGCCGCTGCATTGATGGTGGATGGCAAGCTGGACGATCTGTTGATTTCTGGCGACACTGCGGCCCCCGGCACGATCTATCGCGCTATCGCTGACAAGCCGGTAAAAGGGCAAGGTGGCATGTTCTTGAAGACCCCTGATGGTCCTGCCTTTTTGCGGCAAGTCAAAGGGTTGGCGCCGGGCCAAAGCCTGCTTGTTCAGGTGTCGGGATACGCAGAGCCTGGCAAAGCCATTCCTGTCACTCAGAAAATCCTGTTCAAAAGCCGCTATGCGATCGTCACCCCGGGCGCTCCGGGGTTGAACATTTCCCGCAGCATCCGCGATGATGATCTACGGGACCAGCTGTTGGAAATTGCGCATGACGCGCTGGACGGGCGACAGGTTGGCTTGATCTTGCGGTCTTGTTGTGTGGATGCGGCGCCAGAAGACATTGCCGAAGACATTCTGGCGATGGTATCCCTTGCAGATGCTGTCATGGGCGACGATGGCAGCGGACAAGCCACGCTAAGTGATGGCGACGGCCCGCATGTTCTTGCATGGCGCGACTGGGTTGCTCCGGCCGAGGTCGTCACCGAAGCGGGCGGATTTGAAGCCCATGGCGTGTTGGATGCTTTGGAGGACGCGACCGGCGCGTTCGTGTCTTTCGGGGCAGGGGGCATGTATATTGAGCCGACGCGTGCCCTGATTGCTGTGGACGTGAACACCGGAAACGACGCTTCGCTTGCAGCAGGGATCAAAGCAAACATGGCGTGTGCCAGATTGTTGCCCACAGCATTGCGTGTTCGCGGTTTGGCAGGTCAGATCACGCTTGATTTGGCCCCTATGCCGAAAAAAGACCGGCGCGCGTTTGAAAACGCTTTGCGATCTTCGTTCAAGGCATGCGAGATCGAAACTGCGTTGGTTGGTTGGACGCCGCTGGGGCATTACGAACTGCAACGCAAGCGTGTCCGTCTGCCGCTGTCAGAGGTTCTGTCATGA
- a CDS encoding DNA gyrase inhibitor YacG, with protein sequence MSCPICDAETAKDYRPFCSRRCADVDLARWVNGSYAVPSNDLEDIEAAIDAVDQTQPKPH encoded by the coding sequence ATGAGCTGTCCGATTTGCGATGCTGAAACGGCGAAAGACTATCGCCCGTTTTGCTCGCGTCGGTGCGCTGACGTAGATTTGGCGCGGTGGGTGAATGGATCTTATGCCGTGCCGTCCAACGATTTGGAAGATATCGAGGCCGCAATTGACGCTGTGGATCAGACGCAACCGAAGCCACATTAA
- a CDS encoding HamA C-terminal domain-containing protein, producing the protein MLLAEQLETFLGNFSSLSSRIRHLNYDTDSLGDRIDVRCSYIAFRDGKQTFDEFLEVLYHQIVSFCLPRSEITSAHDRMKQALADNDTVLVNQVSTQLHERARSLFIKAKKGSHRSGEAGEILLFILVEWLLEAPQIVSKMYLKTNNNMPVHGTDGIHAKFDDKTKKLLLYWGESKAHNSLGNAFGSAMKSIKDFLDEGGQEFEIPIVSSFSDFNTASEEAKKAFINYLDPYSEDYNQCVTVFACLLVFEFPTNDSEQSFAKAVNKAADEFLKSLPKKLKDREMGDVRFEFFLVPVPSAQDFRDKFQSRIGWPND; encoded by the coding sequence ATGTTATTAGCAGAACAACTTGAAACCTTCTTGGGTAATTTTAGTAGTCTATCGAGCCGAATACGCCATTTGAATTATGACACCGATTCACTTGGTGATCGCATTGACGTTCGCTGTAGTTATATTGCGTTCAGAGACGGAAAACAGACATTCGACGAGTTTCTTGAGGTCTTGTATCATCAGATAGTCTCGTTCTGCTTACCTCGGTCTGAGATCACATCTGCTCACGACAGGATGAAACAGGCGCTTGCTGACAACGATACAGTTTTGGTCAATCAGGTTTCGACGCAATTGCATGAGCGTGCTCGCAGTCTCTTTATAAAGGCGAAAAAGGGTAGTCACAGGTCAGGAGAAGCTGGTGAAATCCTACTTTTCATTTTGGTTGAGTGGCTGCTTGAGGCACCGCAAATTGTTTCAAAGATGTATCTTAAGACCAACAACAATATGCCAGTGCATGGCACTGACGGAATTCATGCCAAATTTGACGACAAAACGAAAAAGCTCCTTCTTTATTGGGGTGAGTCCAAGGCGCATAATTCTCTAGGAAACGCCTTCGGCAGCGCGATGAAATCGATCAAAGATTTCCTAGATGAGGGTGGTCAAGAGTTCGAAATTCCAATTGTGTCAAGTTTCTCTGATTTCAACACTGCAAGCGAAGAGGCGAAAAAGGCTTTCATCAACTATCTCGATCCTTACAGCGAAGACTATAATCAATGTGTTACTGTTTTTGCTTGCCTGTTGGTTTTTGAATTTCCAACTAATGATAGTGAGCAGTCATTTGCAAAAGCCGTAAATAAAGCCGCTGATGAGTTTCTAAAGTCTCTTCCCAAGAAGCTGAAAGATCGCGAAATGGGAGATGTTCGGTTTGAGTTCTTTCTTGTTCCTGTGCCTTCGGCACAAGATTTTCGAGACAAATTTCAAAGTAGAATAGGTTGGCCCAATGATTGA
- a CDS encoding DEAD/DEAH box helicase — MIEELAERIWSNPKFHSDTSSLRNLVFSDMFGFDGVAAQDGDHDRMLRRLTSSALTLACSERSELRKRSYEIATGISEYASQTHPGSVYALVLALGRLGNFPAMEFAKRRYEVSEFALPQRTIAENSTRRQNNSVTLGGQDFSLTDFQFGLWNKLSSQETIGISAPTSAGKSFVLQFYARKLFEEEQISYSAILVPSRALITQVSEDVTSWLISSGLDVELITTPIPSETKLPSKAVFVVTQERMQLLLSAHPHLSPELLIVDEAQSLGDGPRGVLLSSVIEESLRRFEKCQLVFAGPNLSSPEKLAHGFAREAVPVSTDEPTVAQNIFLLDTGLSDPKCAKVSFLSDGKPIEIGAVDCDQPLLDHKSKLVNLGLRLGGNGQSLFYAYGPSECEDIAFGLSDVEEKEHTAVQIELSKFIKEAVHPDFQLSSFVLQGVGYHYGRLPSLVRKAIEDAFSEGVLSYLVTTSTLLQGVNLPARNLFLRNPRKGDEPISSVDFWNLSGRAGRLGKEFSGNIFLIDYGAWESDPLSGTSDRQVEPTLQSHLVRQADALVEYIKDKERVPDPRVQDEYENTFVKLVQDQMKGRLAETLTNAGLEEGNRTRIALEQSILRALDEVELDEKTISSSPTVSIYRQQSLFERIEKSLKSKGPDYVIPKHPRDPNAYSSYIGVLHRCHQAVLKLPKSDKSPKYFTQLILRWMRGNPLPLIIDANLKYNKDNGIKSNTATVIRKTLSEIENDVRFKYVRLFSCYNAVLEAALRKHGYEDNVKSIPSIPLYLEMGASSVTMMSFIGLGLSRFTSTQLQELARREDMSQDEARMWIRRQNIGALDIPSASAKEIRRLFQAA; from the coding sequence ATGATTGAAGAGCTAGCTGAACGGATTTGGTCCAACCCAAAATTTCACAGTGATACGAGTAGCCTAAGAAACCTTGTTTTCTCAGATATGTTTGGGTTTGACGGAGTCGCTGCTCAGGACGGCGACCACGATAGGATGCTTCGTCGTTTAACTTCCAGCGCTCTGACGCTCGCGTGTTCGGAACGGTCTGAACTGCGCAAACGATCATATGAAATCGCGACTGGAATATCCGAGTACGCATCGCAGACGCACCCAGGTTCGGTATACGCCCTTGTGTTGGCATTGGGTCGTCTTGGAAACTTTCCGGCGATGGAGTTTGCGAAGCGTCGTTATGAAGTCAGTGAATTTGCGTTACCCCAAAGAACAATTGCAGAAAACTCCACCCGCCGACAGAACAACAGCGTGACGTTGGGTGGTCAAGATTTCTCACTAACAGATTTTCAGTTCGGGTTATGGAATAAACTGAGTTCCCAAGAGACTATCGGCATCTCTGCTCCCACATCGGCAGGCAAGTCGTTTGTCTTGCAGTTCTACGCTAGAAAGCTCTTTGAAGAAGAGCAGATATCGTATTCAGCGATTTTGGTTCCTTCGCGAGCTTTGATTACACAGGTTTCTGAAGATGTCACTTCTTGGCTCATAAGTTCGGGCCTCGACGTTGAATTGATTACGACCCCTATACCTTCAGAAACTAAGTTGCCTTCCAAGGCTGTGTTCGTCGTTACACAAGAACGAATGCAGCTACTTTTGTCAGCCCACCCACACCTCTCGCCAGAGTTGCTAATTGTAGATGAGGCACAAAGTCTTGGCGACGGACCACGGGGTGTGTTGCTATCGTCGGTAATTGAAGAGAGTTTGAGACGGTTCGAAAAGTGTCAATTAGTTTTCGCTGGTCCCAATTTATCTTCTCCTGAAAAGCTCGCTCATGGCTTTGCTCGTGAGGCTGTGCCGGTATCTACCGACGAACCAACAGTTGCGCAGAACATTTTTCTCTTAGACACCGGACTGAGTGATCCAAAATGTGCGAAAGTGTCCTTTTTGAGTGACGGCAAACCTATTGAAATTGGCGCTGTTGATTGCGATCAGCCACTGTTGGATCACAAGTCAAAGCTGGTAAATTTAGGGCTTCGTCTTGGAGGGAATGGGCAAAGCCTCTTTTACGCGTATGGTCCAAGCGAATGCGAAGATATTGCATTCGGGCTGAGTGACGTAGAAGAGAAAGAACATACAGCTGTTCAGATCGAACTGTCCAAGTTCATTAAGGAAGCAGTGCACCCAGATTTCCAGTTGTCGTCGTTCGTGTTGCAAGGCGTTGGCTATCATTACGGAAGGCTACCTTCTCTCGTTCGAAAGGCGATCGAAGATGCTTTCAGCGAAGGCGTTTTAAGTTATTTGGTAACGACAAGCACACTTCTTCAAGGCGTAAATCTTCCGGCCCGAAACCTATTCCTTCGTAACCCTCGTAAAGGTGATGAACCGATTTCGTCCGTTGATTTTTGGAACCTTTCAGGACGTGCTGGACGTTTGGGCAAAGAGTTCTCCGGTAACATTTTCTTAATTGACTATGGGGCTTGGGAGTCAGATCCCCTTTCGGGAACTAGCGACCGTCAGGTGGAGCCAACTCTTCAATCTCATTTAGTGCGACAAGCGGACGCCCTAGTCGAATACATAAAAGATAAAGAACGCGTACCCGATCCTAGGGTACAAGATGAGTACGAAAACACTTTTGTCAAACTCGTCCAAGATCAGATGAAGGGTCGTCTGGCGGAAACCTTGACCAATGCAGGTTTGGAGGAAGGAAATCGAACTCGAATTGCCCTAGAGCAATCCATATTGCGTGCGTTGGACGAAGTAGAGCTGGATGAAAAAACCATTTCATCTTCGCCTACGGTTTCCATTTATCGACAACAATCTCTATTTGAGAGGATCGAAAAGAGCCTGAAATCCAAGGGACCTGATTATGTGATCCCGAAGCATCCTCGAGACCCCAATGCCTACTCAAGCTACATCGGTGTTTTGCACCGATGTCATCAGGCGGTTCTGAAGCTTCCAAAATCAGACAAGTCACCAAAATACTTCACCCAACTAATTCTGCGCTGGATGCGAGGAAATCCACTCCCTTTGATTATTGATGCTAATCTCAAGTACAATAAAGACAATGGCATCAAGTCAAACACAGCAACCGTTATCAGAAAGACACTGTCGGAAATCGAAAATGATGTTCGCTTCAAATATGTCCGACTATTTTCCTGCTATAACGCTGTCCTTGAGGCTGCCCTCCGAAAACACGGCTACGAAGACAACGTTAAGTCCATACCCTCTATCCCTCTTTATCTCGAAATGGGCGCGAGCTCGGTGACTATGATGAGTTTCATTGGTTTGGGGTTGTCTAGATTTACCTCTACCCAACTGCAAGAGTTGGCGAGGCGGGAGGATATGTCTCAGGATGAAGCGCGAATGTGGATAAGGCGTCAGAACATTGGAGCTCTGGACATTCCCTCTGCTTCAGCAAAGGAAATCAGAAGGCTTTTCCAAGCCGCCTAA
- a CDS encoding AAA family ATPase → MTSKKKDLFVGLDTIDPKEVEWLWEPFIPFSMITIMEGDPGVGKSFLAMQLAVQVSIGGELPDGQKLGRGRVLYLSAEDDAAYTIRPRIDAMGGDPSRIRVQGDFLSLDEKGLQALMREVKRKPPDLLILDPLFAYIPAGQDIYKPNVIRQLLSFLKDIAEAGETAVVIIRHLTKAKHSKAIYQGGGSMDVIGAARSAFLVCEHPSDSSTKLVVHIKHNIAVRGQTQSYEIIGEEGGRSTLNWLGPSDITIDDLISSDGPPRMSALDEATQFLRVFLKNGPEPSTKVEKEAAARDIAPKTLERARRALGVRSKKKAKGWFLSLPDEE, encoded by the coding sequence TCTCTTTGTCGGTCTCGACACAATCGATCCCAAGGAAGTCGAGTGGTTGTGGGAACCCTTTATCCCGTTCAGCATGATCACCATCATGGAAGGTGACCCGGGCGTGGGTAAATCATTCCTTGCTATGCAACTGGCCGTACAGGTCAGCATAGGTGGGGAGTTGCCCGATGGGCAAAAGTTGGGGCGCGGTCGTGTGCTTTATCTCAGCGCTGAGGATGATGCAGCCTATACAATCAGGCCGCGCATCGATGCGATGGGGGGCGATCCGTCGCGCATTCGAGTTCAGGGTGACTTCCTGTCTCTGGACGAAAAAGGGCTGCAAGCGCTCATGCGAGAGGTGAAGCGCAAACCACCAGACCTGCTGATCCTCGACCCCTTGTTTGCCTACATCCCGGCTGGACAGGATATCTACAAACCCAACGTGATCCGGCAGCTTTTGTCATTCCTGAAAGACATTGCTGAAGCTGGTGAAACGGCTGTCGTCATCATCCGGCACCTGACTAAGGCCAAGCACAGCAAGGCCATTTATCAGGGGGGTGGTTCTATGGATGTGATTGGCGCGGCGAGGTCAGCATTTCTAGTATGCGAGCATCCGAGCGACAGTTCGACCAAGCTTGTTGTACATATCAAGCATAACATTGCCGTTCGGGGGCAAACTCAAAGCTATGAGATCATTGGTGAAGAAGGAGGCAGGTCGACCCTGAATTGGCTGGGGCCTTCGGACATTACGATTGATGACCTGATTTCTTCTGATGGTCCGCCCCGCATGTCGGCACTGGATGAAGCGACCCAGTTCCTGCGCGTATTTCTCAAGAATGGGCCGGAACCTTCAACCAAGGTGGAGAAAGAGGCTGCTGCTCGCGACATCGCCCCCAAGACCTTGGAGCGTGCAAGGCGCGCTCTGGGCGTCAGGTCCAAGAAAAAGGCAAAGGGTTGGTTCCTGTCGTTGCCAGACGAAGAATGA